ACTTATCGTTATGAAAGTGATGATTTAGTTGATGGATATACCGAATTTAAAATCGATCAACAAAGAATTAGAATTTATTATGAAGGAGCGCGAACTTGTCCTATTAGTAGACTGTTTGGCTCAACAGGTGGTTCTAATTTTTGGGTAAAAACAACAGATGCAATAACCGAAAATTTAGACAGAGTTAAGCAAAATGACCAATACGTTACCGAAATATTTTCTGATGGAGTGGAATATAGCAAAATTGTCAGAGGTCGTAACTCTCCAGCAAAAATCATTGTACGAGATTGTCGCTTATGTGAAGACTCAGCTAAAAAACTAGAGCGAGTTGACACAGGTTTATACATGACCGAATGGAAATGGGAAAACGGTTTGGATCGGGTAACAGCAGCAGCAAATCCCCGTCAAATTGAACGAGTACCAGCAGGAGCAGAATTTGATTTTGAGCTAGTTTATACAGTGGAAGCGGTTCTTGCGTACTTAGCGTGCTAAATATGTTGAAAAATAAGCTTGAACTCCTTGCTGGGATAAGATGACAGCCATTATTTACTGCCTTTTAGGTCTGATGATTAAAATTTTGGCTATAAGCGCCTGTAAGCCTTGATTTTAAAACAAAGTTATCGACTGTAATTAAAAATTTAGCACGTTAAGTACGCAAGAACCCTACTTTTGCTCAGGGTAAAGCAAATTTACCTCTACCCTTACCCACATTAATGTTCCGCAGTTGGTTAGAACGCTGGAATCATTTTGCACCTGTCTATTTGGGAAGTGATGAATTAATTGCTTACCTTAGCAATGCTATTTTACTCAAAAATCACAAAATTCAAACGCGCAGTTGGCAATTACATAAAGGTTATGTCAATGGCTTTGTTGGCGATGTCACGCTACAAGTTTTGCACCGTGCAGATCCTTTATTGGCGAATGTGGCTCATTTGTTAGTTCAATATGCGCGGTTTGCTGGGACGGGGATGAAGACACGGTTAGGAATGGGTCAGACATTAATTCATTAATACATCAAGGAGATAATCATGAGAATAATTATTACATTTTTAGGAATTAAACCACAGAAAACTACTTATATTTTTGAAGGTAAAAATTATGATGGAGAAGTATTTGCAGAAGCTTTACATCAGTTTTGCAATTATGACTCTATGTTGGTTTGTGTCACAAGTGAGGCTAAAAAAACAACTTTTCCTATTTTAGAAAGACTAGAAGATGAGCGCATACAAGCAGTTGATATACCTATCGGTGAAACCAATGAACAAATGTGGGAAACTTTTAAAATAATTACTCAAAATGTAAATGAAAACGATCATGTAATATTTGATATTACTCATGGGTTACGTTCTTTACCATTTTTAGTATTTTTGTTTGCGGCATATCTTAAAGCAGCCAAAAATATTACCATTAAAGCTATTTACTATGGAGCATCGGAATTAAAGGCTTCCAATAATGGAATAGCGCCAGTCATTGATTTATCAGAATTTGTATCTATGATTGATTGGATTACAGCAACAGAACGTTTTGTAGAAATAGGAGATGGACAAGCACTGGCAAATTTACTCAAAACTGCTATCCCATCCAGCATTGAACTTCGAGACAATCCTGCTAGTAGACCATTAAGAAGTCAGTTAGAAAAAACTGCTAAAAGTATTGAAAATATTTCATTGGCTTTGAATGTAACTCGGCCAATTGAAACAATGCAATCAGCTACTAAGTTAGAAGAAATATTAAAACAAGCAGAGCCAAGCTTTGTTGAACGTGCTAAACCATTTTCATTATTGTCAAAAAGAGTTGTTAAAGAGTATGGACAATTTGCTCTGGAAGATCCAACTGACCAAGCAGCATTAGCTGAAAATTTATGGTTACAGTTACAAATGATTGAGTGGTACATTCAGCGAGATAGAGTTGTACAAGCAGTAACTCTAGCGCGTGAATGGTTAATTTCTATATTGGTATTGAAGTTTGATGAGCGAATGTTTGATAACAAAAATAGTCGAAAGTATGTGCAAGATGCTATAAATAATGCCCTTGAAAAGACTAAATCTTCACCGCATCCTATTACTCCTAGTCGTTGCGATGATAAATTTGCAGCTTTGCCACAAGCAAATGAATTTGTCAAAGTTTGGAGTCAAATGATTGAACTACGTAATGATATTGCACATGTAGGCATGAATCTTAACCCTCAACCCGCAGCAAAACTCAAGCAGAAGGCTGTATCACTTTACCCGCAATTGCAAAAACTTGGACAGGAACTACTACCAGAACGAGTATCTACTGAGTGAATATTTTTATAATCTAAGCACTGTTTAGCCACTACCAAAGAAAAGCGATCGCTCGCCACCATCTCCCTAAACTCAAGTATTATCCTTTTTTTATTTGCATCTACCCTTGGTTACTCGTGATTCTAAAATTCAGTCCATCAACATGGAAATCATCTGGTGATTACAGCACTTTTCAGGTATTTAGACCACACGCGGATATCTGTATTTCTTTGTTCCTTTGCGCCTTTGCGCCTTTGCGTGAGATATAAAAATGTGGTTCATTTACCTGAAAATCGCTGTAATATGTGAAAAAAAGAATATGTAACAGTGCGATCGCTCTTTCTATTCAACCCAAACAGCGTAAGTTACTAATTAGTATAGTATATGTTTTTGTATCTGAAAATAAGTTTACGATGGGCTACACCTACACTCCCCACCATCTCCCCACATCCAGTATGCTGAAACTATAACCCCTGTCATCTCACTCTGATTTGACTATGATCCTAGCTGCAAACCAACCCAAACAAAAACTCACCTTTGAGCAATTTTTAGAACAACTCCCAGATGAGGAGGGTCGCTATGAACTAGTGAACGGAGAAATTATGAGGATATTAGCCACCAGGAAGCATGATAATGTAGCCGAATTTCTTGGCGATTCCTTTAAAGCAGAAGTTAGACAATTCAATCTCAACTATAGAGTGTCTGGTCGAATAGTAATTAAGACAGTGACCCCAGAAGGTCGAGAACAGGGTCGTCAACCTGATGTGAGTGTAGTAGATAGAACAATTTGGGACACTAATTTGAGTGCTTACTCAGCGCTACACGAACCTCTGCAATTAGCGGTAGAGGTCGTATCCACAAACTGGGAAGATGATTACATCGACAAGCTGGATGAATATCAACGCCTGGGTATATGCGAATACTGGATTGTAGATTATTTAGCTATCGGTAGTCGCAATTATTTAGGTAATCCCAAAGTCCCAACAGTTTTTGTTTACCTACTTGATGAGCATGGAGTTTATCAATCCACTGCCTACCGAGGTACTGATAAGATTGTATCGCGGACTTTTCCCGAAATGCTGCTGACAGTTGACCAAATTTTGGCAGCATAGATATGGCAAACGTTTTTTATTTATACTTGCTTATATGCTCGCAGCCAATTTAAAGATCGTTTAGCACCTAGCTTTTTCTGCATATCTTCTTGGGAAGTATAAGGACGATTATTTGAAATTAGTTTTGCATATCCATCCTTAACGCCAGGAATTAAAGTCAGATTAGACTGCTTATCATTGATGAATTCCAAGAATTTTGAAATATCTTGAGGTTCTATAATTCTTTCATTTAACTTTGACTGTAAAATAACTTGTTCTATAGCTTTTTCTGCATCTGGTTGCTGGGCTGCAATTAGGAATACCCAAATTTGCTCTATAGGGATCTTCTACATCATGCTTTGCTTTCAAATGACATCCAGGTTCACCAGTAATCATTTATACTAATCAAGTATAAATTTATATACTCTACAATAAATGTTTGGGCAGGAAGACTTTGTTTGTGTGCAAGATGAATTGTGACTTCCACTCACGCAGACGATTAAGACAAAAAAAATCCCCCACCAAGTGGCGGGGGATTTTGATTACTCATCTACATAACTACTAGCCAGATCAACCGAACTTACCAGCAGTGGAGGCGATGAGGAAGGCGGCGTAGGTCAAGACATAGCCGACGGTGAAGTGAGCTAGACCAACTACACGAGCTTGAACGATGGACAGAGCAACGGGCTTATCTTTCCAGCGAACTAGGTTAGCTAGAGGAGTGCGTTCGTGTGCCCAAACCAGGGTTTCAATCAACTCTTGCCAGTATCCTCTCCAGGAGATGAGGAACATGAAGCCGGTCGCCCAAACTAGGTGTCCAAACAGGAACATCCAAGCCCAGACAGACAGGTTATTCACGCCGTAGGGGTTGTAACCGTTGATCAACTGAGCGGAGTTAGCCCAGAGGTAATCACGGAACCAGCCCATGAGGTAGGTGGAGTTTTCGTTGAACTGAGCAACGTTACCTTGCCAAATACCGAGGTGTTTCCAGTGCCAGTAGAATGTTAACCAACCTACTGTATTCAATGCCCAGAACAGAGACAGGTAGAAGGCGTCCCAAGCGGAGATATCGCAAGTACCGCCACGGCCTGGACCGTCGCAAGGGAAGGCGTAGCCGAAGTCCTTTTTATCGGGCATCAGCTTGGAACCACGAGCATCCAAAGCACCTTTGACCAAAATCAAGGTGGTGGTGTGCAGACCTAAGGCGATCGCATGGTGTACCAAGAAGTCGCCAGGGCCAATTGTTAAGAAGAGGGAGTTGGTGCCAGAGTTAATGGCTTCTAACCAGCCACTTAACCAAATGTTGCCGTAGTTGGGGTAGGCTGTGTAAGCGATGCTATCGGGGTTAGACAGCAAGGTGTCTAAGCCGTATAGTGTTTTACCACTAGCAGCTTGGATGAATTGAGCAAATACTGGCTCAATCAAGATTTGCTTTTCAGGAGTACCGAAAGCAACTACTACGTCGTTGTGGACGTACAAGCCAAGGGTGTGGAAGCCTAAGAAGAGAGATACCCAGCTGAGGTGGGAGATAATCGCTTCTTTGTGCTGTAGCACACGGTCGAGTACGTTACCTTTGTTTTGTTCGGGGTCGTAGTCACGAACCCAGAAGATAGCCCCGTGGGCGAAAGCACCAACCATCAAGAAGATGGCGATGTATTGGTGGTGGGTGTACAGTGCTGCCTGGGTGGTGTAATCCTTAGCGATGAACGCATAGGATGGCAGAGAGTACATGTGTTGCGCTACCAATGAGGTGACGACACCTAATGCAGCTAAGTGCCAACCCAACTGGAAATGCAGGGAGTTGTTGTAGGTGTCATAAATGCCTTGGTGAGGCAGGTTGAATGGACCTTCAACAGGTTTGCCAAAGAAGGTTTTGGCATTCATCATTTCTTTGATGCTGTGACCAATACCGAAATTGGTACGGTACATGTGACCAGCAACAATGAACAGGACGGCGATCGCCAGGTGGTGGTGAGCTATATCAGTCAACCACAGGGCTTCTGTCTGAGGATGGAAGCCACCTAAGAAGGTGAGAATCGCTGTACCCGCACCGGTGGAAGTCCCAAATAAATGTCCAGCAGTGTCTGGGTTTTGAGCGTAAACACCCCAGTTACCTGTAAAGAAGGGTGTCAAGCCTGCTGGGTGAGGAGCGGTGGTCAAGAAGTTGTCCCAACCTACGTGCTGTCCGCGAGCTTCGGGGATAGCAACGTGAATTAAGTGACCAGCCCAAGCCAGAGAGCTAACGCCAAACAAACCTGCTAAGTGGTGGTTTAGGCGAGATTCAGCATTCTTGAACCAAGCCAGACTAGGACGGTACTTGGGTTGTAAATGTAGCCAACCAGCAAACAATAACACAGATGCGAATAACAACAGGAATACTGAACCGGTGTACAGTTCACTGTTTGTCCGCATACCGATGGTGTACCACCAGTGGTAGACACCAGAGTAAGCAATGTTTACCGGACCGTTAGCACCAGCTTGGGTAAATGCTTCGATCGCAGGTTGACCGAAGTGGGGGTCCCAAATCGCATGGGCAATGGGGCGAACATGCAGGGGATCTTTGATCCACTCTTCAAAGTTACCTTGCCAGGCTACGTGAAACAGGAGGCTGGAAGCCCACAGGAAGATGATTGCCAAGTGACCGAAGTGGGTGGCGAAAATCTTTTGGTAAAGACTTTCTTCCGTCATGCCATCGTGGCTTTCAAAGTCGTTTCCTGTAGCTATCGCATACCATATCCGACGAGTACTCGGATCCTGTGCGAGATCCTGGCTAAATTTTGGAAATTTCGTTGCCATAGGTTTTGATAATTCCTCTGACCTTTAGCCATTAGCTAATGGAGTTACGAGTTAGGAGTTAAGAGTTAGGAGTTAAATACTCATCACTCTTGACCCATAACTCTCGCTCCCTACCCTACTGAAAGGATGTGTGCGTGGAAGAATGCCCAGGTGGTGGCTATTCCTCCTAAGAGGTAGTGTGCCACACCTACAGCCCGACCTTGAGTGATGCTCAGAGCGCGAGGCTGGATTGCTGGTGCTACTTTTAGTTTATTATGTGCCCAAACAATCGACTCAATTAGTTCTTGCCAGTAGCCGCGACCACTGAACAGGAACATTAAGCTGAATGCCCAAACAAAGTGAGCGCCTAAGAAAAGCAGTCCGTAGGCAGACAGCGCACTTCCGTAGGAGTTGATTACTTGTGAAGCTTGTGCCCACAAGTAGTCACGCAACCAGCCGTTGATGGTGATGGCACTTTGGGCAAAGTTATCACCCGTGATGTGAGACACTACACCATCTGAGTCTACTGTTCCCCAAACATCCGATTGCATTTTCCAACTGAAGTGGAAAATCACAATAGATAGGGAGTTATACATCCAGAAAAGTCCGAGGAACACATGGTCCCAACCAGACACTTGACATGTGCCGCCACGACCTGGACCGTCGCAAGGGAAGCGGAAGCCCAAGTTTGCTTTGTCTGGAATCAGACGAGAACTGCGGGCAAACAGCACACCCTTGAGCAGAATCAAGACTGTGACGTGAATTGTGAAGGCGTGGATGTGGTGAACCAGGAAGTCAGCTGTACCCAAAGGAATACCTGCTGCTGCCACTTTACCGCCAATAGCCAGAACACCGCCGCCAAATACATAGCTCACAGGTTCGAGGGCATTAGGTGCGGTTGTACCAGGTGCCAAGTGGTGCAGGTTTTGTACCCACTGAGCAAACACTGGCTGCAACTGAATACCTGTATCGGAGAACAGGTCTTGGGGACGACCCAATGCACGCATTGTGTCGTTGTGGATGTACAGTCCAAAGCTATGGAAGCCTAGGAAAATAGACACCCAGTTTAGGTGAGAGATAATCGCATCCCGGTGACGAATTACTCGATCCAGGACGTTGTTTTGGTTAACAACAGGATCATAGTCCCGCACCATGAAGATGGCAGCATGAGCAGCGCCACCAACGATTAGGAAGCCGCCAATCCAAATATGGTGAGTGAATATGCACAATTGGGTAGCATAGTCAGTTGCCAAGTAAGGATAGGGGGGCATCGCGTACATGTGATGCGCGATGATGATGGTCAACGAACCCAAGAAGGCAAGGTTAGTTGCCAATTGAGCGTGCCAAGATGTGGTCAGGTTTTCATAAAGACCTTTGTGACCTTCACCAGTGAAGGGGCCTTTATGATTCTCGAGGATTTCTTTAATGCTGTGACCGATACCCCAGTTGGTACGGTACTGGTGACCAGCAATGATGAAGATAACAGCGATCGCCAGGTGGTGATGGGAAATGTCTGTCATCCACAACCCGCCTGTTACGGGGTTTAGACCTCCCTTGAAGGTGAGGAAGTCAGAATATACACCCCAGTTCAGCGTGAAGAATGGTGCTAAACCTTGGGCAAAGCTGGG
The Gloeotrichia echinulata CP02 DNA segment above includes these coding regions:
- the psaA gene encoding photosystem I core protein PsaA: MTISPPEREEKKARVIVDNDPVPTSFERWGQPGHFDRSLAKGPKTTTWIWNLHALAHDFDTHTSDLEEISRKIFAAHFGHLAVVAIWLSGALFHGAKFSNYEAWLSDPLNVKPSAQVVWPIFGQDILNADVGGGFHGIQITSGLFQVWRGWGITSSFQLYVTAIGGLVLAGLFLFAGWFHYHKRAPKLEWFQNVESMLNHHLQILLGCGSLGWAGHLIHVSAPINKLLDAGVAVKDIPLPHEFILNSSLLTDLYPSFAQGLAPFFTLNWGVYSDFLTFKGGLNPVTGGLWMTDISHHHLAIAVIFIIAGHQYRTNWGIGHSIKEILENHKGPFTGEGHKGLYENLTTSWHAQLATNLAFLGSLTIIIAHHMYAMPPYPYLATDYATQLCIFTHHIWIGGFLIVGGAAHAAIFMVRDYDPVVNQNNVLDRVIRHRDAIISHLNWVSIFLGFHSFGLYIHNDTMRALGRPQDLFSDTGIQLQPVFAQWVQNLHHLAPGTTAPNALEPVSYVFGGGVLAIGGKVAAAGIPLGTADFLVHHIHAFTIHVTVLILLKGVLFARSSRLIPDKANLGFRFPCDGPGRGGTCQVSGWDHVFLGLFWMYNSLSIVIFHFSWKMQSDVWGTVDSDGVVSHITGDNFAQSAITINGWLRDYLWAQASQVINSYGSALSAYGLLFLGAHFVWAFSLMFLFSGRGYWQELIESIVWAHNKLKVAPAIQPRALSITQGRAVGVAHYLLGGIATTWAFFHAHILSVG
- the csx2 gene encoding TIGR02221 family CRISPR-associated protein, with translation MRIIITFLGIKPQKTTYIFEGKNYDGEVFAEALHQFCNYDSMLVCVTSEAKKTTFPILERLEDERIQAVDIPIGETNEQMWETFKIITQNVNENDHVIFDITHGLRSLPFLVFLFAAYLKAAKNITIKAIYYGASELKASNNGIAPVIDLSEFVSMIDWITATERFVEIGDGQALANLLKTAIPSSIELRDNPASRPLRSQLEKTAKSIENISLALNVTRPIETMQSATKLEEILKQAEPSFVERAKPFSLLSKRVVKEYGQFALEDPTDQAALAENLWLQLQMIEWYIQRDRVVQAVTLAREWLISILVLKFDERMFDNKNSRKYVQDAINNALEKTKSSPHPITPSRCDDKFAALPQANEFVKVWSQMIELRNDIAHVGMNLNPQPAAKLKQKAVSLYPQLQKLGQELLPERVSTE
- the cas6 gene encoding CRISPR system precrRNA processing endoribonuclease RAMP protein Cas6; translation: MFRSWLERWNHFAPVYLGSDELIAYLSNAILLKNHKIQTRSWQLHKGYVNGFVGDVTLQVLHRADPLLANVAHLLVQYARFAGTGMKTRLGMGQTLIH
- the csm3 gene encoding type III-A CRISPR-associated RAMP protein Csm3 is translated as MLSQKRLLGKFRIEGILVVETGLHIGGGEGKMDIGGLDKPVARDPITQYPYLPGSSIKGKLRSLLERVHNKPLNRAGSRDTYRYESDDLVDGYTEFKIDQQRIRIYYEGARTCPISRLFGSTGGSNFWVKTTDAITENLDRVKQNDQYVTEIFSDGVEYSKIVRGRNSPAKIIVRDCRLCEDSAKKLERVDTGLYMTEWKWENGLDRVTAAANPRQIERVPAGAEFDFELVYTVEAVLAYLAC
- a CDS encoding Uma2 family endonuclease; its protein translation is MILAANQPKQKLTFEQFLEQLPDEEGRYELVNGEIMRILATRKHDNVAEFLGDSFKAEVRQFNLNYRVSGRIVIKTVTPEGREQGRQPDVSVVDRTIWDTNLSAYSALHEPLQLAVEVVSTNWEDDYIDKLDEYQRLGICEYWIVDYLAIGSRNYLGNPKVPTVFVYLLDEHGVYQSTAYRGTDKIVSRTFPEMLLTVDQILAA
- the psaB gene encoding photosystem I core protein PsaB; protein product: MATKFPKFSQDLAQDPSTRRIWYAIATGNDFESHDGMTEESLYQKIFATHFGHLAIIFLWASSLLFHVAWQGNFEEWIKDPLHVRPIAHAIWDPHFGQPAIEAFTQAGANGPVNIAYSGVYHWWYTIGMRTNSELYTGSVFLLLFASVLLFAGWLHLQPKYRPSLAWFKNAESRLNHHLAGLFGVSSLAWAGHLIHVAIPEARGQHVGWDNFLTTAPHPAGLTPFFTGNWGVYAQNPDTAGHLFGTSTGAGTAILTFLGGFHPQTEALWLTDIAHHHLAIAVLFIVAGHMYRTNFGIGHSIKEMMNAKTFFGKPVEGPFNLPHQGIYDTYNNSLHFQLGWHLAALGVVTSLVAQHMYSLPSYAFIAKDYTTQAALYTHHQYIAIFLMVGAFAHGAIFWVRDYDPEQNKGNVLDRVLQHKEAIISHLSWVSLFLGFHTLGLYVHNDVVVAFGTPEKQILIEPVFAQFIQAASGKTLYGLDTLLSNPDSIAYTAYPNYGNIWLSGWLEAINSGTNSLFLTIGPGDFLVHHAIALGLHTTTLILVKGALDARGSKLMPDKKDFGYAFPCDGPGRGGTCDISAWDAFYLSLFWALNTVGWLTFYWHWKHLGIWQGNVAQFNENSTYLMGWFRDYLWANSAQLINGYNPYGVNNLSVWAWMFLFGHLVWATGFMFLISWRGYWQELIETLVWAHERTPLANLVRWKDKPVALSIVQARVVGLAHFTVGYVLTYAAFLIASTAGKFG